The Silvanigrella paludirubra genome contains a region encoding:
- a CDS encoding ATP-dependent Clp protease proteolytic subunit has protein sequence MPNHDDLTSIFEATTQKKLFDQRIVILSEAIHAASAKRVIEQLFALEAADATKEIWLFLNSPGGEVNSGFGIYDTIRFVRPEVKIIVTGLAASAATVVLLAAESKHRYSMPNSRLLIHQPLIGGSIQGQASDIEIHAKEILKTREKIAELYTKETKQPIERVRKDIERDYWMTAQEALEYGLITKVISSWNEVR, from the coding sequence ATGCCAAACCATGATGATTTGACCTCAATTTTTGAAGCCACGACTCAAAAAAAACTTTTTGATCAGCGCATCGTCATTCTTTCAGAAGCTATCCATGCAGCATCTGCAAAAAGAGTTATTGAACAATTATTTGCCTTAGAAGCCGCTGATGCAACTAAGGAAATTTGGTTATTCTTAAATAGCCCAGGTGGTGAAGTCAACTCAGGCTTTGGAATATATGATACCATTCGTTTTGTGCGCCCAGAAGTAAAAATTATTGTAACAGGGCTTGCCGCTAGTGCTGCTACTGTTGTTTTACTTGCCGCAGAATCAAAACACCGTTATTCTATGCCAAATTCAAGACTATTAATTCATCAACCTTTAATAGGTGGAAGTATCCAAGGCCAAGCATCTGATATTGAAATTCATGCAAAAGAAATTTTAAAAACTCGTGAAAAAATAGCGGAACTTTATACAAAAGAAACAAAACAACCGATAGAGCGAGTTCGTAAAGATATAGAGCGTGATTATTGGATGACAGCTCAAGAAGCCCTAGAGTATGGACTAATTACAAAAGTAATTTCTTCTTGGAATGAAGTAAGATAA
- a CDS encoding ethanolamine ammonia-lyase subunit EutB, with protein sequence MYKHTIGNKIFQFKDLKTLLAKASPERSGDNLAGISAINAEERMAAKFALAEIPLKYFLTESLVPYEEDEVTRLIIDTHDKNSFQYISHLTVGDFRNWLLSDEATSEKLNHISKGITPEMAAATSKLMRNQDLITVAKKCRVVTKFRNTIGLPNRLSVRLQPNHPTDDLKGITASLIDGLFYGSGDAVIGINPVSDNLTTLATMNELLNDIILKFQIPTQSCILTHVTNSIKLIEKNIPIDLVFQSIAGTQKANEHFGINLSILNESYQAALSLNRGSIGNNVMYFETGQGSALSSDAHFDIDQQTCEARAYAVARHFSPLLVNTVVGFIGPEYLFDGKQIIRAGLEDHFCGKLLGLPIGCDICYTNHAEADQDDMDILLTLLGNAGVTFIMGIPGADDIMLNYQSTSFHDALYLRDLLKLKRAPEFENWLSNIGLLDTIGNIISPSLKHPLLQIS encoded by the coding sequence ATTTATAAACATACTATTGGTAATAAAATATTTCAATTTAAAGACTTAAAAACTTTACTTGCAAAAGCATCCCCTGAACGCTCTGGTGATAACCTTGCAGGTATTTCAGCAATTAATGCGGAAGAAAGAATGGCGGCTAAATTTGCTTTAGCTGAAATTCCATTAAAATATTTTTTAACTGAAAGTTTAGTTCCTTATGAAGAAGATGAGGTAACAAGACTGATAATAGATACCCATGATAAAAATTCATTTCAATATATTTCTCATTTGACTGTAGGTGACTTTCGAAATTGGTTATTATCTGACGAAGCAACATCAGAAAAATTAAACCATATTTCAAAAGGGATAACCCCTGAAATGGCTGCTGCCACTAGCAAACTTATGAGAAATCAGGATTTGATTACAGTAGCTAAAAAATGCCGCGTCGTTACAAAATTTAGAAATACGATTGGACTTCCAAATAGATTATCTGTTCGCTTGCAACCAAACCATCCTACAGATGATTTAAAAGGCATAACAGCTTCCCTTATTGACGGACTATTTTATGGAAGTGGAGATGCAGTTATTGGTATTAATCCTGTAAGTGATAACTTAACAACTTTAGCTACTATGAATGAATTATTAAACGATATAATTTTAAAATTTCAAATTCCAACTCAATCCTGTATTTTGACTCATGTAACAAATTCAATAAAATTAATAGAAAAAAATATTCCCATTGATCTTGTGTTTCAATCTATTGCTGGAACGCAAAAAGCAAATGAACATTTTGGAATTAATCTTTCTATTTTAAATGAGTCTTATCAAGCTGCTTTATCGCTAAATCGAGGATCGATTGGAAATAATGTAATGTATTTTGAAACAGGACAAGGTAGTGCACTTTCATCGGACGCTCATTTTGATATAGATCAGCAAACATGCGAAGCGAGAGCTTATGCAGTGGCAAGACATTTTTCACCTCTTTTGGTAAATACCGTTGTTGGATTTATAGGTCCTGAATATTTATTTGATGGAAAACAAATAATAAGAGCAGGTTTAGAAGATCATTTTTGTGGAAAATTACTAGGTCTCCCAATAGGTTGTGATATTTGTTACACAAATCATGCAGAAGCAGACCAAGATGATATGGATATTTTACTTACATTATTAGGGAATGCAGGCGTTACTTTTATCATGGGAATTCCGGGTGCTGATGATATTATGTTAAATTATCAGAGTACATCTTTTCATGATGCCCTCTATTTACGTGATCTTTTAAAGTTAAAAAGAGCTCCCGAATTTGAAAATTGGTTATCTAATATTGGTTTACTTGACACAATAGGTAACATTATTTCTCCTTCTTTAAAACATCCATTACTTCAAATATCATAA
- a CDS encoding alpha/beta fold hydrolase, which produces MLKIFQSNFGNISYYDMNSNSNNCLLLIHGLSCSKEIFHYLINNLYSNFRILSIDLLGHGESENSKNKKQSYSISGFADSIIELLADLKIKNLNIYGWSIGGNIALEILDKYNFIQNVILDGYSPCSYIEKNFDKVFIFNEATPLIGKNNLTKNEAKFYVSNGGLKSNSYQNEFKVDKIVENVLRADGEMREYWYKSVMNLEGISPKECVEKHRKKIKILIGEEDPGIQLNYLKENFDDISIFFKNVGHAVFWDKPEEVKKIIYTFFNVIFYI; this is translated from the coding sequence ATGCTAAAAATATTTCAGTCAAATTTTGGCAATATTTCTTATTATGACATGAACTCAAATTCAAATAATTGCCTTTTATTAATTCATGGACTTTCTTGTAGCAAAGAGATTTTTCATTATTTAATAAATAATTTATATAGTAACTTTAGAATTCTATCCATTGATCTTCTTGGACATGGAGAAAGTGAAAATTCAAAAAATAAAAAACAATCCTATTCAATCTCTGGATTTGCAGACTCTATTATAGAACTATTAGCTGATTTAAAAATTAAAAATTTAAATATTTACGGCTGGTCTATTGGTGGCAATATTGCATTAGAAATACTTGATAAATATAATTTCATACAAAATGTTATTTTAGATGGATATTCACCTTGCTCTTATATTGAAAAAAACTTTGATAAGGTATTTATTTTTAATGAGGCAACGCCACTTATTGGTAAAAATAATTTAACAAAAAATGAAGCAAAATTTTACGTTTCAAATGGAGGCTTAAAATCAAATTCATATCAAAATGAATTTAAAGTTGATAAAATTGTGGAAAATGTTCTAAGAGCTGATGGAGAAATGAGAGAGTATTGGTATAAATCAGTCATGAATTTAGAAGGAATAAGCCCTAAAGAATGTGTTGAAAAGCATAGAAAAAAAATAAAGATTCTAATAGGTGAAGAGGATCCTGGCATTCAATTAAATTATTTGAAAGAAAACTTTGATGATATATCAATATTTTTTAAAAATGTAGGACATGCTGTTTTTTGGGATAAACCTGAAGAAGTAAAAAAAATTATTTATACCTTCTTTAATGTCATTTTCTATATATAG
- a CDS encoding outer membrane lipoprotein-sorting protein — protein MIQKNSIYFFICLHGIFINSKISAQNLSANDIANRNYITSKVIDSSSDSTFKLINNSGQERIRDTIGQTKLIKGTKDNMRLVTFLSPSDVKGTKTLMIEHTGKDDDIWIYLPALKKVRRLVSNNKKDSFVGTDFSYGDVIGHKPDNWNHKILKEEKIDDKNCWVIESTPKNEETKENSGYSKQISWIDKESFVSIKGESYDTSGELLKKFKAKDIKKVDDKNSKWQPMYLEAENVQSNHKTIIEFKNYKVNVGVSDDLFTTRSLEK, from the coding sequence ATGATTCAGAAAAATTCAATTTATTTTTTTATTTGTCTACATGGTATTTTTATAAACTCAAAAATAAGTGCACAAAATTTATCTGCAAATGATATTGCCAATCGGAATTATATTACCTCTAAAGTTATTGATTCTTCATCGGATTCAACATTTAAATTAATAAATAATTCAGGACAAGAGCGAATTAGAGATACAATTGGTCAAACTAAATTAATTAAAGGAACAAAAGACAATATGCGTTTAGTTACTTTTCTATCTCCAAGCGATGTGAAAGGAACAAAAACTTTAATGATTGAGCATACAGGAAAAGATGATGATATTTGGATTTACTTACCTGCTCTTAAAAAAGTAAGAAGACTTGTTTCAAATAATAAAAAAGATTCATTTGTGGGCACTGATTTTTCTTATGGTGATGTTATTGGTCATAAACCAGATAATTGGAATCATAAAATTTTAAAAGAAGAAAAGATAGATGATAAAAATTGTTGGGTAATTGAATCTACACCTAAAAATGAGGAAACAAAAGAAAACTCAGGTTATTCTAAGCAGATAAGTTGGATTGATAAAGAAAGTTTCGTTTCTATAAAAGGTGAATCTTATGATACTTCAGGCGAGCTATTAAAAAAATTTAAAGCAAAAGATATAAAAAAAGTAGATGATAAAAATTCAAAATGGCAACCTATGTATTTAGAAGCTGAAAATGTACAATCAAACCACAAAACTATCATTGAATTTAAAAATTATAAAGTAAATGTTGGGGTTTCTGATGACCTATTTACAACACGTTCTCTTGAAAAATAA
- a CDS encoding nitroreductase family protein codes for MSSTLEILKKRTSANNFNNTKQISESDIRELISYACEAPSSFNIQHWRFVAVTEKDVKEKLKAVAFGQQKISDAAVTFAVLGDLKGIDKLSEAISPMLKSGAIDQKAHDGWLGMATGMYKDNPQLVRDEAIRSASLAGMNLMIAAQAKGFVSGAMVGFDPEGVKKVLGISDRYVPVMLIAVGPEAPGNWPRKPRFSVDQVLSLNKFKEF; via the coding sequence ATGTCATCTACATTAGAAATTTTAAAAAAACGCACATCAGCAAATAATTTTAATAATACAAAACAAATAAGCGAATCAGATATCCGAGAACTTATTAGTTATGCCTGTGAAGCCCCCTCTTCTTTTAATATTCAACACTGGAGATTTGTTGCAGTAACTGAAAAGGATGTTAAGGAAAAATTAAAAGCTGTTGCGTTTGGTCAACAAAAAATATCTGATGCTGCTGTTACATTTGCGGTGTTGGGAGATCTCAAAGGAATAGATAAACTTTCTGAAGCAATTTCTCCCATGCTTAAATCTGGTGCTATAGATCAAAAAGCTCATGATGGTTGGCTTGGAATGGCAACGGGAATGTATAAAGATAATCCACAATTAGTTCGTGATGAAGCTATTCGTTCAGCCTCTTTAGCTGGAATGAATCTTATGATTGCAGCTCAAGCAAAAGGTTTTGTCAGTGGCGCAATGGTGGGCTTTGATCCTGAAGGAGTTAAAAAGGTTCTTGGAATTTCAGATCGCTATGTGCCTGTAATGTTAATTGCAGTTGGCCCTGAAGCTCCTGGAAATTGGCCTCGCAAACCACGGTTTTCAGTTGATCAAGTTTTAAGTTTGAACAAGTTTAAAGAGTTTTAA
- a CDS encoding efflux RND transporter permease subunit: MVNYISKIIKHRNIVLIMTTIITLFFIYQLKSLNIIIDPDSVLPQTHPMIVTQNLIEKIFGNKVTVVIGIRPQNGTIFQKNVLQKVQNITNKIQNSPLSVRTNITSLTSKKTKNIEGNSEGMIVKPLIHKIPTKDSEFIELKKAIDNNPVYKNLIISNDEKTTLIIAEFKFPKNGFLEIKNFVEETVQPERDENIQIYLSGMAMYLGLLEKYSSRMIFLFPLSLFIIGLIHYEAFRTKQALILPLVTALLAVVWSAGLLGMMHEPFDVFNACTPILILAIAAGHAVQILKRYYEEYSKIKNDKPNKDPREINNIAVLNSLSKVGPTMFVACSVAALGFFSLTIFELRSIRTFGIFTGAGIISALILEMTFIPALRSLLKPPGERELSREGSISIWDNATEWFYKISMFHRKSVFYFVGTLILILSLGGYWLKVDNSQKHDIGKNDQFILDDKKINEYMAGTNLFYAVIEGPTQDSIKRPDVLVAIDNLQNYLNKNENIGKTISIVEFIKKMNQSMNNNNLKYFNIPTSQDLVAQYLFLYSNSGDPGDFDSYVDNDYKRALVTAFVKTDSSLVLADLVKNVKKFVADKFPKDIKILFGGGSLSTVAINEIIVHDKILNILQIITTVFLITSLVFRSFLAGFLILVPLLAAVFVNFGIMGLFGIPLEISTSLISAMAVGIGADYGIYMSFRMREELRNSIDESTAIKKAFMSAGKAALFVSSAVAGGFGVLMLSYGFMIHIWMGFLIATAMLVSSISTLTIFPSLIFTLRPKFIFEERK; encoded by the coding sequence ATGGTAAATTATATTTCTAAAATAATAAAACATAGAAATATAGTTTTAATTATGACAACTATTATTACATTATTTTTTATTTATCAACTAAAATCGCTAAATATTATAATAGATCCAGACTCAGTTCTTCCACAAACACATCCAATGATTGTAACGCAAAATTTAATAGAAAAAATTTTTGGTAACAAGGTTACAGTTGTTATTGGAATAAGACCTCAAAATGGTACTATTTTTCAAAAAAATGTTTTACAAAAAGTACAAAATATCACAAATAAAATTCAAAATTCGCCGCTTTCTGTAAGAACTAACATAACAAGTTTAACTTCTAAAAAAACAAAAAATATTGAAGGTAATTCTGAAGGTATGATCGTTAAACCTCTAATTCATAAAATTCCTACAAAGGATTCAGAATTTATTGAATTAAAAAAAGCAATCGATAATAATCCAGTTTATAAAAATCTTATTATTTCAAATGATGAAAAAACAACATTAATTATTGCTGAGTTTAAATTCCCAAAAAATGGCTTTTTAGAAATTAAAAATTTTGTAGAAGAAACTGTACAACCAGAGCGTGATGAAAATATTCAAATATATCTTTCAGGAATGGCGATGTATTTAGGTTTACTTGAAAAATATTCTTCGCGAATGATTTTTTTATTTCCCCTCTCTCTTTTTATTATTGGTTTGATCCACTATGAAGCTTTTCGAACAAAACAAGCTCTCATTTTACCTCTTGTTACAGCATTATTAGCAGTAGTTTGGTCTGCGGGTTTATTAGGAATGATGCATGAACCTTTTGATGTATTTAATGCCTGTACCCCAATTTTAATACTTGCCATTGCTGCAGGTCATGCTGTACAAATTTTAAAACGATATTATGAGGAATACTCTAAAATAAAAAATGATAAACCAAATAAAGATCCAAGAGAAATAAACAATATTGCTGTATTAAATTCACTATCAAAAGTAGGACCAACCATGTTTGTAGCTTGTTCTGTAGCTGCTCTTGGATTTTTTTCACTTACTATTTTTGAATTGCGATCCATAAGAACATTTGGAATATTTACAGGAGCAGGAATTATTTCAGCACTTATTCTAGAAATGACTTTTATTCCCGCACTTAGATCTTTATTAAAACCTCCAGGAGAGCGAGAACTTAGTAGAGAAGGATCTATTAGTATTTGGGATAATGCTACAGAATGGTTTTATAAAATTTCAATGTTTCATCGTAAATCTGTATTTTATTTTGTTGGAACACTTATTTTAATACTTTCTTTGGGTGGTTATTGGCTTAAAGTAGATAATTCACAAAAGCATGATATAGGTAAAAATGATCAATTTATTTTAGATGACAAAAAAATTAATGAATATATGGCGGGTACAAATCTATTTTATGCTGTTATTGAAGGTCCCACTCAAGATTCTATTAAAAGACCAGATGTGTTAGTAGCTATAGATAATTTACAAAATTATCTAAATAAAAATGAAAATATTGGAAAAACAATTTCTATTGTTGAATTTATTAAAAAAATGAACCAATCTATGAATAATAACAATTTAAAATATTTTAATATTCCAACAAGTCAAGATCTTGTTGCGCAATATTTGTTTCTTTATTCTAATTCAGGTGATCCTGGAGATTTTGATAGCTATGTAGATAATGATTACAAACGTGCACTTGTCACTGCTTTTGTTAAAACAGATTCCTCTCTTGTTCTTGCTGATCTTGTTAAAAATGTTAAAAAATTTGTTGCAGATAAATTTCCTAAGGACATTAAAATTTTATTTGGTGGAGGAAGTTTATCTACTGTAGCTATTAATGAGATTATTGTTCATGATAAAATTCTTAACATACTTCAAATTATCACCACTGTTTTTTTAATTACTTCCTTGGTTTTTCGTTCTTTTTTAGCAGGGTTTTTAATTTTAGTTCCACTTTTAGCAGCTGTTTTTGTTAACTTTGGAATTATGGGCTTATTTGGAATACCACTTGAAATATCTACTTCTTTAATTTCAGCAATGGCTGTTGGTATTGGCGCTGATTATGGTATTTATATGAGTTTTCGAATGCGAGAAGAATTGAGAAATTCAATAGATGAGTCTACAGCTATCAAAAAAGCATTTATGTCTGCTGGAAAAGCAGCACTTTTTGTATCTTCTGCTGTCGCAGGAGGATTTGGTGTTTTAATGTTATCTTATGGCTTTATGATTCATATTTGGATGGGTTTTTTAATTGCTACTGCGATGCTTGTAAGCTCTATCTCAACATTAACTATATTTCCATCACTAATATTTACTTTAAGACCAAAATTTATTTTTGAGGAAAGAAAATAA
- the eutC gene encoding ethanolamine ammonia-lyase subunit EutC, producing MNKNNIIKKDVWSSFKEHTDARIALGRTGNSIPTDELLKFGMSHALAKDAIYKELDIKNIQKLLLENNFKSFIVNSKALNKKEYLMNPNLGRQLSENSLEFLKEKNIDKGNITIIFGDGLSATAININACPLLFELNHALKNTTFKLNPIIIAQQARVALSDEIGEALQSQASIIFIGERPGLSSPDSLGIYLTWNPKKGKKESERNCISNVRLQGLSYKEAAFKTAWLLIEAQKINSSGVLLKDESIFIEDSGIVTLET from the coding sequence GTGAATAAAAATAATATTATTAAAAAAGATGTTTGGAGTTCTTTTAAAGAACATACAGATGCAAGAATAGCTCTTGGTAGAACAGGAAATAGCATACCCACTGATGAATTATTAAAATTTGGCATGTCACACGCACTTGCAAAAGATGCAATATATAAAGAATTAGATATAAAAAATATTCAGAAATTATTATTAGAAAATAATTTTAAATCATTTATTGTAAATAGCAAAGCATTAAATAAAAAAGAATATTTAATGAATCCTAATTTAGGTAGACAGCTTTCAGAAAACTCATTGGAATTTTTAAAAGAAAAAAATATAGATAAAGGAAATATTACTATAATATTTGGTGATGGTCTTTCAGCAACAGCTATAAATATAAATGCTTGTCCCTTATTATTTGAATTAAATCATGCATTGAAAAATACAACATTTAAATTAAATCCTATTATTATTGCTCAACAGGCTCGAGTTGCATTAAGTGACGAAATAGGCGAAGCATTACAAAGTCAAGCCTCCATTATTTTTATTGGAGAGCGTCCTGGCCTTTCTTCTCCCGATAGTTTAGGAATTTATTTAACTTGGAATCCAAAAAAGGGAAAAAAAGAATCAGAAAGAAACTGCATTTCAAATGTTAGACTTCAAGGACTTTCATACAAAGAAGCTGCTTTTAAAACAGCATGGCTTTTAATTGAAGCTCAAAAAATAAATAGCAGTGGAGTTCTTTTAAAAGATGAAAGTATATTTATTGAAGATTCTGGGATTGTTACTTTAGAAACTTGA
- the acpS gene encoding holo-ACP synthase, with amino-acid sequence MAKKMRTGNDLVHIPRFEKSLSVGNFIQKVFHPNEIAYCESKPKGRTASYAARFAAKEAFAKALGTGLYANGVSPKEIWVENETNGRPFINITDNIKKILASLEIEDYDVSLSHHEEYAIATVILFKN; translated from the coding sequence ATGGCAAAAAAAATGCGCACAGGTAATGATCTGGTCCATATTCCTCGTTTTGAAAAATCGTTATCTGTAGGAAATTTCATTCAAAAAGTATTTCATCCCAATGAGATTGCCTACTGTGAAAGCAAACCCAAGGGCAGAACAGCGTCCTATGCCGCTCGTTTTGCTGCCAAAGAAGCTTTTGCTAAGGCTCTTGGTACTGGACTTTATGCAAATGGTGTAAGCCCAAAAGAAATATGGGTAGAAAATGAAACAAATGGAAGGCCTTTTATAAATATTACAGACAATATAAAAAAAATTTTAGCTTCCTTAGAGATAGAAGATTATGATGTTTCCTTAAGTCATCATGAAGAATATGCTATTGCCACAGTTATTCTTTTTAAAAATTGA
- a CDS encoding methyltransferase family protein: protein MNIKFLEAKIPPPIIFIISLLIMYILNTYYSIKKILIYPWNLLGIIFILNGILIIFTSIFQLKKAKTTISPTELDLTSKLVTSGIFQYTRNPIYLGSLVILFGFAFILGNLSPWIMPFIFYTYITIFQIKPEEKFLYSKFGDLYSEYKKKVPRWDITIFQIIKIYKIKKDK, encoded by the coding sequence ATGAATATTAAATTTCTTGAAGCAAAAATACCTCCTCCAATCATTTTCATTATTTCATTGTTAATAATGTATATATTAAATACATATTACTCAATAAAGAAGATTTTGATTTATCCTTGGAACTTATTAGGAATTATTTTTATTTTAAATGGTATTTTAATTATTTTTACCTCAATATTCCAACTCAAAAAAGCAAAAACTACAATAAGCCCAACAGAACTTGATTTGACAAGCAAGCTAGTCACTTCTGGTATTTTTCAATATACAAGAAATCCAATTTATTTAGGAAGTCTTGTTATTTTATTTGGATTCGCTTTTATTTTAGGAAATTTAAGTCCTTGGATCATGCCATTTATTTTTTATACTTATATAACTATTTTTCAAATAAAACCTGAAGAAAAGTTCTTATATTCAAAATTTGGTGACTTATACTCCGAATACAAAAAAAAAGTTCCAAGATGGGATATTACTATATTTCAAATTATCAAAATTTATAAAATAAAAAAGGATAAATAA
- a CDS encoding NADPH-dependent F420 reductase has translation MNISFIGSGNVGGTLAKKLFQKGHKVFFGVRDVNSDKNINLKKELGSSIEINSIIDSIIKADIIYLATPWSAVEELIKSISSHLKNKILIDCTNPLKKDLSGLEVGHNTSGSEIIQNLAPECLVYKSFNTTGFNIMEDPILENRKSIMFFCSNDQKNRSVVAKLIEDIGFESLDVGPLSSARLLEPFALLWIQSAYKFGMGRDFSFGILRRK, from the coding sequence ATGAATATTTCATTTATAGGTTCAGGTAATGTAGGAGGTACTCTTGCAAAAAAACTTTTCCAAAAAGGTCATAAAGTATTTTTTGGAGTAAGAGATGTAAATTCAGATAAAAATATAAATTTAAAGAAAGAATTAGGAAGCTCTATAGAAATTAACAGTATTATTGATTCTATAATAAAAGCCGATATCATTTATTTAGCAACACCCTGGAGTGCTGTTGAAGAGTTGATAAAATCTATTTCAAGTCATCTTAAAAATAAAATTTTAATTGATTGCACAAATCCATTAAAAAAAGATTTGAGTGGATTAGAAGTAGGACACAATACATCTGGATCTGAAATAATTCAAAATTTAGCACCTGAATGCCTTGTATATAAATCATTTAATACAACTGGATTTAATATAATGGAAGATCCTATTTTGGAAAATAGAAAATCAATTATGTTTTTTTGTAGTAACGATCAAAAAAACAGAAGTGTTGTTGCAAAATTAATAGAAGATATTGGCTTTGAATCTTTAGATGTAGGTCCATTATCTAGTGCTCGATTATTAGAACCTTTTGCCTTATTATGGATACAATCTGCATATAAATTTGGAATGGGCAGAGATTTTTCTTTTGGAATTCTTAGAAGAAAATGA
- a CDS encoding RCC1 domain-containing protein has product MNIKSILIFSNIFVVFISCNQLYDLNDPTIPLSENTFNSLDELVNYSIKIGYVPSYTTNGGEYGLISLGDTSGCVVMRNGTVKCWGYNANGQLGTGDLVNRVTPTLASALPTTTVTGGDFSVAIASEYQHSCGYFKTGFKCWGDQTNGKLGNGVTSSTNQLTPVSVTNLSGRQLKKFNAGDNHSCGLFVDDGSIKCWGDNASGQLGDGTTTVRSGGVTPVTGGTSFSFSCADFTSCSVSTANQLKCWGGILSATSPTLVSSNATFVSSGEGGHMCFITTAQNVQCFGNNSNGQLGNGSTGGSSTTPVTVSNLTGASMVIAGNNHTCAVTNNNQSAYCWGDNSTGQLGAGVSLTNYSVPQKVVGLPSGAIIVDIASGDAVSCVLLSNDDVYCWGNNSSNDFLGVAKSTANSSTAIKILNRADP; this is encoded by the coding sequence GTGAATATAAAAAGTATTTTAATATTTTCAAATATTTTTGTGGTTTTCATTTCTTGCAATCAGCTTTACGATTTAAACGATCCTACAATTCCGTTATCAGAAAATACATTTAACTCTCTTGATGAACTTGTAAACTATTCTATAAAAATTGGATATGTTCCTTCCTATACAACAAATGGAGGTGAATATGGTTTAATTAGTTTAGGTGATACGAGTGGATGTGTTGTTATGAGAAATGGAACTGTAAAATGCTGGGGCTACAATGCAAATGGACAACTTGGTACAGGTGATTTAGTGAATAGAGTAACACCTACACTTGCTTCAGCATTACCAACAACTACGGTAACGGGAGGTGATTTTTCCGTTGCTATTGCTTCTGAATATCAACATTCTTGCGGTTATTTTAAAACAGGTTTTAAATGTTGGGGTGATCAAACAAATGGTAAACTAGGGAATGGCGTTACATCATCTACAAATCAATTAACACCTGTTTCCGTAACAAATTTATCTGGCAGGCAATTAAAGAAATTTAATGCTGGAGATAATCATTCATGTGGGCTTTTTGTTGATGATGGTAGCATTAAATGTTGGGGTGATAATGCAAGCGGGCAATTAGGAGATGGGACTACAACAGTGAGATCAGGTGGAGTTACTCCAGTTACGGGTGGCACTTCATTTTCTTTTTCATGCGCAGATTTTACGAGTTGCTCCGTATCTACTGCTAATCAATTAAAATGCTGGGGGGGTATTTTATCTGCGACTTCTCCAACATTAGTTTCATCAAATGCGACTTTTGTATCTAGTGGAGAGGGAGGACATATGTGTTTCATTACCACTGCTCAAAACGTCCAATGCTTTGGAAACAATTCAAATGGACAATTGGGAAATGGTTCAACAGGAGGCTCTTCCACTACCCCTGTGACTGTGTCAAATCTCACTGGAGCGAGTATGGTTATTGCAGGAAATAATCACACGTGTGCTGTTACAAACAATAATCAATCTGCTTATTGCTGGGGAGATAATTCGACAGGACAATTAGGTGCTGGTGTTTCTTTAACGAACTATAGTGTTCCTCAAAAAGTTGTTGGACTTCCTTCTGGTGCAATCATTGTTGATATTGCTTCTGGTGATGCCGTAAGTTGTGTTTTATTATCTAATGATGATGTCTATTGCTGGGGGAATAACTCAAGCAATGACTTTTTGGGGGTTGCTAAATCTACTGCAAATTCTTCAACAGCAATTAAAATTTTAAATAGAGCTGATCCTTAA